In one Halosimplex halophilum genomic region, the following are encoded:
- a CDS encoding metallophosphoesterase, which produces MTDAYYLVSDLHIGGDEQLRHVDFREELIGFLRELERGDEDAELLINGDAFGLWEFTEVDGPAKLDALVADYPDLFAQLRATGERIPITLIPGNHDYELAAHDEYVERLAEYNVTLDQSVSITRDLGDSVVHVEHGMQEDPNNRIPDFGNPYANPPGYFVNRQITSRAGRLSDRGKYNWLRDIQAVTPMTQIPDWLVSNYFYREMSAWLRFVVLPFLLLFNAALWYVGVVALDATGIWSLPMTLVQDALALFGPVGYLVDIVLAANLVLVGLLAAVAVPLYVFFRDVRKTLRRFGLVREGDGEDPVEKYLDRAREVFRTDPAVAVYVYGHTHRPSTTAMDGRLVINTGTWLKRLHRVDPPVGLLPPVYYSSYRLNYFRLTAADDGGVRVDYEVIDKPDPDDETLLQRLLTRPPDPEEPIPETTVVDPPGPPDARVSEPAEE; this is translated from the coding sequence GTGACCGACGCGTACTACCTCGTCAGCGACCTCCACATCGGCGGCGACGAGCAGTTGCGCCACGTCGACTTCCGCGAGGAGCTGATCGGCTTTCTCCGGGAGCTGGAGCGGGGCGACGAGGACGCGGAGCTGCTGATCAACGGCGACGCGTTCGGGCTGTGGGAGTTCACGGAGGTCGACGGACCGGCGAAGCTCGACGCGCTGGTCGCCGACTATCCGGACCTGTTCGCACAGCTGCGGGCGACCGGCGAGCGGATCCCGATCACGCTCATCCCGGGCAACCACGACTACGAACTCGCCGCCCACGACGAGTACGTCGAGCGCCTCGCCGAGTACAACGTGACGCTCGACCAGTCGGTGTCGATCACCCGCGACCTCGGCGATTCCGTCGTCCACGTCGAACACGGGATGCAGGAGGACCCGAACAACCGGATCCCCGACTTCGGGAACCCCTACGCGAACCCGCCGGGCTACTTCGTGAACCGACAGATCACGAGCCGCGCCGGGCGGCTCTCGGACCGGGGCAAGTACAACTGGCTCAGGGACATCCAGGCGGTGACGCCGATGACCCAGATCCCTGACTGGCTCGTCTCCAACTACTTCTACCGGGAGATGAGCGCCTGGCTGCGGTTCGTTGTCCTCCCGTTCCTGCTCCTGTTCAACGCGGCGCTGTGGTACGTCGGGGTCGTCGCCCTCGACGCGACCGGGATCTGGTCGCTCCCCATGACCCTCGTGCAGGACGCGCTCGCGCTGTTCGGCCCGGTCGGGTATCTGGTCGACATCGTCCTCGCGGCCAACCTGGTGCTCGTCGGTCTGCTCGCCGCGGTCGCCGTCCCGCTGTACGTCTTCTTCAGGGACGTTCGGAAGACGCTCCGGCGGTTCGGGCTCGTCCGCGAGGGCGACGGCGAGGACCCCGTCGAGAAGTACCTCGACCGGGCGAGGGAGGTCTTTCGGACCGACCCCGCCGTCGCCGTGTACGTCTACGGTCACACCCACCGGCCGTCGACGACCGCGATGGACGGTCGGCTCGTGATCAACACCGGCACCTGGCTCAAGCGCCTCCATCGCGTCGATCCCCCCGTCGGCCTGCTCCCACCTGTGTACTACTCGTCGTACCGGCTCAACTACTTCCGGCTCACCGCGGCCGACGACGGGGGCGTCCGCGTCGACTACGAGGTGATCGACAAACCGGACCCCGACGACGAGACGCTCCTCCAGCGACTGCTCACCCGCCCGCCGGACCCCGAGGAGCCGATCCCGGAGACGACCGTCGTCGACCCGCCCGGCCCGCCCGACGCGCGAGTGTCCGAACCCGCCGAGGAGTGA
- a CDS encoding amidohydrolase family protein, protein MPIDVLDGEARAVDTHAHQPTSVFLEDAGGQLMRDAAERFGTDLETWSYAEMVEEYREAGVGRAVLLGWDAETNTGNPPVPNEHVAEVRDDYPDFFVGFGSVDPRKDDCVSEARRCIEDLDLSGFKFQQIAQGFDPSDPAHDELWATIEELGVPVVFHGGNTTLGAGAPGGRGLRIEYGNPMLVDDVAARYPDLQILIAHPAFPWEKEQLAVCQQKGNVYMDLSGWRPAYIDDQVLQYARTVLQDRVMFGTDYPMIRPGEWLEGFAEHCDFPAAVQRKLLWENAESFLGL, encoded by the coding sequence ATGCCGATCGACGTTCTCGACGGGGAGGCTCGCGCCGTCGACACGCACGCCCACCAGCCGACATCGGTGTTCCTGGAGGACGCGGGCGGACAGCTCATGCGGGACGCCGCCGAGCGGTTCGGGACCGACCTGGAGACGTGGAGCTACGCCGAGATGGTCGAGGAGTACCGCGAGGCGGGGGTCGGGCGGGCGGTCCTGCTCGGGTGGGACGCCGAGACCAACACGGGCAACCCGCCGGTCCCGAACGAGCACGTCGCGGAGGTGCGCGACGACTACCCCGACTTCTTCGTCGGGTTCGGGAGCGTCGACCCGCGCAAGGACGACTGTGTGTCGGAGGCGCGCCGCTGTATCGAGGACCTGGACCTGTCGGGGTTCAAGTTCCAGCAGATCGCCCAGGGGTTCGACCCGAGCGACCCCGCCCACGACGAGCTGTGGGCGACTATCGAGGAGCTGGGCGTGCCGGTGGTCTTCCACGGCGGCAACACGACTCTCGGCGCGGGCGCGCCCGGCGGTCGGGGCCTGCGGATCGAGTACGGGAACCCGATGCTGGTCGACGACGTGGCGGCGCGGTACCCCGACCTGCAGATCCTGATCGCCCACCCCGCGTTCCCGTGGGAGAAGGAGCAACTCGCGGTCTGTCAGCAGAAGGGCAACGTCTACATGGACCTGTCGGGGTGGCGGCCGGCGTACATCGACGACCAGGTGCTCCAGTACGCCCGGACCGTGCTGCAGGACAGGGTGATGTTCGGGACGGACTACCCGATGATCCGGCCCGGCGAGTGGCTCGAGGGGTTCGCCGAGCACTGCGACTTCCCGGCGGCGGTCCAGCGGAAACTCCTCTGGGAGAACGCCGAGTCGTTCCTGGGGCTGTGA